From a region of the Oryza sativa Japonica Group chromosome 6, ASM3414082v1 genome:
- the LOC4340340 gene encoding pentatricopeptide repeat-containing protein At4g30700 — MPPPRRRPPSAADAAALRRPYLRLVALSSTLRHLDQILAVSLASGHYPLDPAPATSLLLRYASLRAPTGHLLRLFRGFPRPDRFLRNALLRSLPSLRPRLLFPCPDSFSFAFAATSLAALCSRGGGAASSSAARALHALAVAAGYAADTFVASALAKLYFVLSRVDHARKVFDTVPSPDTVLWNTLLAGLSGSEAVESFARMVCDGSVRPDATTLASVLPAAAEVADVTMGRCVHSFAEKCGLAEHEHVLTGLISLYSKCGDVESARCLFDMMEKPDLVAYNALISGYSVNGMVGSSVNLFTELMTLGLWPNSSTLVALIPVHSPFGHDLLAQCLHGFVLKSGFTANSPVSTAITTLHCRLNDMESARKAFDTMPEKTMESWNAMISGYAQNGLTEMAVALFEQMVKLNVRPNPITISSTLSACAQLGALSLGKWLHRIITEEDLEPNVYVMTALIDMYAKCGSISEARRIFNTMDNKNVVSWNAMIAGYGLHGQGAEALKLYKDMLDAHLLPTSATFLSVLYACSHGGLVEEGWKVFRSMTDDYAINPGIEHCTCMVDLLGRAGQLKEAFELISEFPKSAVGPGVWGALLGACMVHKDSDLAKLASQKLFELDPENSGYYVLLSNLHTSKKQYSEAAVVRQEAKSRKLVKTPGYTLIEIGNKPHVFMAGDRAHPQSEAIYSYLEKLTAKMIEAGYRPETEAALYDVEEEEKEHMVKVHSEKLAIAFGLLSTEPGTEIRIIKNLRVCLDCHNATKFISKVTQRLIVVRDASRFHHFRDGVCSCGDYW, encoded by the coding sequence atgcctcctccgcgccgccgcccgccctccgccgccgacgccgccgccctccgccgcccctACCTCCGCCTCGTCGCGCTCTCCTCCACGCTCCGCCACCTCGACCAGATCCTCGCCGTCTCCCTCGCCTCCGGCCACTACCCGCTCGACCCCGCCCCGgccacctccctcctcctccgctacgcctcgctccgcgcccccaccggccacctcctccgcctcttCCGCGGCTTCCCCCGCCCCGACCGGTTCCTCCGCAACGCGCTCCTCCGCTCCCTCCCGTCGCTCCGCCcccgcctcctcttcccctgCCCCGACTCCTTCTCCTTCGCGTTCGCCGCCACCTCGCTCGCCGCCTTGTGCTCccgtggaggcggcgccgcgtcgtcttccgcggcgcgcgcgctgcACGCGCTCGCTGTGGCTGCGGGCTACGCGGCGGACACGTTCGTGGCGTCCGCATTGGCCAAGCTGTACTTCGTGCTGTCCAGGGTCGACCATGCACGCAAGGTGTTCGACACGGTGCCTTCGCCGGATACCGTCCTGTGGAACACGCTGCTGGCTGGGCTTTCCGGTTCGGAGGCCGTGGAGTCATTCGCGCGGATGGTGTGTGATGGGTCGGTGCGGCCTGACGCGACCACGCTGGCTTCCGTCCTGCCAgccgcggcggaggtggcaGATGTAACAATGGGAAGGTGCGTGCATTCGTTCGCAGAGAAATGCGGGTTGGCAGAGCATGAGCATGTTCTTACCGGGCTCATCTCGCTGTACTCCAAGTGCGGGGATGTGGAATCAGCACGGTGTCTCTTTGACATGATGGAGAAGCCAGATTTAGTTGCCTACAATGCTTTAATCTCTGGTTATTCTGTGAATGGCATGGTTGGTTCATCAGTTAATCTCTTTACTGAGTTGATGACCCTGGGGTTGTGGCCAAACTCGAGCACACTGGTGGCACTGATTCCAGTGCACAGTCCATTTGGGCATGATCTGCTTGCTCAATGTTTACATGGATTTGTCCTCAAGTCTGGGTTTACTGCCAATTCTCCAGTGTCAACAGCAATTACAACTTTGCACTGTAGGTTAAATGATATGGAGTCTGCAAGAAAGGCCTTTGATACGATGCCAGAGAAGACCATGGAATCATGGAATGCAATGATATCAGGGTATGCTCAGAATGGCTTGACAGAGATGGCAGTGGCACTCTTTGAGCAAATGGTGAAGCTTAATGTGCGACCGAATCCAATCACAATCTCAAGCACTCTTTCCGCATGTGCACAGCTTGGAGCTTTGTCCCTGGGGAAGTGGCTGCACAGGATTATCACTGAGGAGGACTTGGAGCCCAATGTCTATGTCATGACAGCGCTCATCGACATGTATGCAAAATGTGGAAGCATTTCTGAAGCTCGGAGAATCTTCAACACTATGGATAACAAGAATGTGGTCTCGTGGAATGCAATGATAGCTGGATATGGCCTTCATGGCCAAGGTGCTGAAGCTTTGAAGCTCTACAAGGACATGCTGGATGCACATCTTCTTCCAACAAGTGCTACCTTCCTGTCAGTACTCTATGCATGCAGCCATGGAGGGTTGGTTGAGGAAGGGTGGAAAGTTTTCCGGTCAATGACCGATGATTATGCGATCAATCCAGGTATTGAGCACTGCACATGCATGGTGGACCTCCTTGGCAGAGCTGGCCAGCTCAAGGAGGCTTTTGAGCTCATCTCTGAATTCCCCAAGAGCGCTGTCGGACCTGGCGTATGGGGGGCATTGCTTGGCGCTTGCATGGTTCATAAGGATAGTGATCTTGCAAAATTGGCCTCCCAGAAGTTATTCGAACTTGATCCAGAAAACAGCGGCTACTATGTTCTGCTCTCTAATCTGCACACATCCAAGAAGCAATACTCTGAAGCAGCTGTGGTAAGGCAGGAGGCAAAGAGCAGGAAGCTGGTAAAAACACCAGGGTATACTCTAATCGAGATAGGCAATAAGCCACATGTTTTCATGGCCGGTGACCGTGCCCACCCACAGTCTGAGGCCATCTATTCGTATTTGGAGAAGCTAACTGCAAAGATGATTGAGGCTGGATACCGACCAGAGACAGAGGCAGCATTGTATGATgtcgaggaggaagagaaggagcACATGGTGAAAGTGCATAGCGAAAAGTTGGCAATTGCCTTTGGATTACTCAGTACTGAACCGGGGACGGAAATCAGGATCATAAAGAATCTTAGGGTGTGCCTAGACTGCCACAACGCCACCAAGTTCATATCCAAGGTGACACAGAGGCTGATTGTGGTTAGGGATGCTTCACGGTTTCATCATTTCAGAGATGGGGTTTGCTCCTGTGGAGATTACTGGTGA
- the LOC4340341 gene encoding probable phospholipid hydroperoxide glutathione peroxidase codes for MASTTTTTAAAAARFTCLAPATRPASASASAGRFLLPARQWGAATTHGSAAVPVVAAPSRRWAPGVAYATAATGKSVHDFTVKDIDGKDVALSKFKGRALLIVNVASQCGLTTANYTELSHLYEKYKTQGFEILAFPCNQFGAQEPGSNPQIKQFACTRFKAEFPIFDKVDVNGPNTAPIYKFLKSSAGGFLGDLVKWNFEKFLVDKTGKVVERYPPTTSPFQIEKDIQKLLAA; via the exons ATggcgtccaccaccaccaccacggcggcggccgcggcccgcTTCACCTGCCTCGCGCCGGCCACgcgccccgcctccgcctccgcctccgcgggccgcttcctcctcccggcgcggcagtggggggcggcgacgacgcacgGGAGCGCGGCGGTGCCCGTCGTCGCGGCGCCGTCGCGGAGGTGGGCGCCAGGGGTCGCctacgccaccgccgccaccgggaagagcgtccacgacttcaccgTCAAG GACATTGATGGAAAAGATGTTGCGCTTAGCAAGTTCAAGGGAAGGGCGCTGCTAATTGTTAATGTTGCATCTCAGTG TGGGCTGACAACAGCAAATTACACGGAACTATCTCATCTTTATGAGAAGTACAAGACTCAAG GATTTGAGATTCTTGCATTTCCTTGCAATCAGTTTGGTGCACAAGAACCTGGGTCAAACCCGCAGATTAAGCAGTTTGCTTGTACAAGGTTTAAAGCTGAATTTCCTATTTTTGACAAG GTTGATGTCAACGGGCCTAACACAGCCCCTATTTATAAGTTTCTTAAGTCGAGTGCTGGAGGATTTTTGGGTGATCTTGTGAAATGGAATTTTGAGAAGTTCTTGGTGGACAAAACTGGAAAAGTTGTTGAGAGATACCCACCTACAACTTCACCATTCCAGATTGAG AAGGACATCCAGAAACTCCTTGCGGCATAA
- the LOC9269236 gene encoding putative leucine-rich repeat receptor-like serine/threonine-protein kinase At2g24130: MHILVTPLTMPRFLAILSAIAVVAISGHAPPAASTAATDRAALLSFSSGVHGNLSDWGSPAAAMCNWTGVRCDNRSGRVTGLLLSNSNLAGVISPAIANLSMLERLYLDGNHLAGGVPPELGALPRLRELSLHYNLLGGQIPEALGRLTSVTYLTLDGNGLAGGIPEAVFCNCSGLTFIGMSGNSLTGDIPLRPRCRGLPALRQLSLFGNALSGVIPPALSNCTDLRWLLLQDNSLSGELPPEMFGSMPSLVFLYLSHNHFSSSDGNTNLVPFFSSLVNCTGLLELGVASAGVGGEIPAIIGNVSSANLSSLFLSGNEFVGKIPPAIGNLVNLTELCLFGNMLEGPIPPEILRPPRLALLDLSNNQIVGEIPRSVGESQRLETINLSQNKLQGTLPESLSNLTQLDHLVLHHNMLSGTIPPGLNCSLILDLSYNKLTGQIPSEITVLGNFHVYLNLSNNLLDGHVPLQIGNMEMTEALDLSMNNLSGAIPATIAGCVALEYINLSGNSLQGSLPTSIGKLPNLHVLDVSSNGLTGVLPPSLQASPALRYANFSYNKFSGEVSGEGAFANLTDDSFVGNPGLCGSIAGMARCDRRRHVHRRLLCIVAVAVAVVAGVSAMALTWLKKLTTTSVSPHLSSGGVMDERNSEHPRISHRELVDATGGFSEANLIGKGGYGHVYRGVLHGGTVVAVKVLRAGDDVVVAGSFERECRVLRSIRHRNLIRVITACSSPEFKAVVLPFMANGSLDGLIHPPPPPPPGGKPAAKAHRRLDLELLLSIAGNVADGMAYLHHHAPFGVVHCDLKPSNVLLDDDMTAIVSDFGVSKLVAQQEDAKDPDAIDDDDDDASSTPYPRSSITRLLQGSVGYIAPEYGLGCNPSTQGDVYSFGVLLMEMITGKRPTEVIAEEGHSLHEWVKRRLSSDDDVVAAVELSAATSPRHETHVVVELLELGVACSRIVPAMRPTMDDVAQEIARLKDGAWRKCCCEDDNDHCIRSDPRDNSVLGEGF; this comes from the exons atgcacatccTCGTAACCCCGTTGACAATGCCTAGGTTCCTCGCCAtcctctccgccatcgccgtggTTGCTATCTCCGGCCATGCTCCACCCGCTgcttccaccgccgccaccgaccgCGCGGCGCTCCTCTCCTTCAGCTCCGGCGTCCATGGCAACCTCTCCGACTGGGGCTCCCCGGCTGCTGCCATGTGCAACTGGACGGGCGTCAGATGTGACAATCGCTCCGGGCGCGTGACCGGGCTGCTCCTGTCGAACTccaacctcgccggcgtcatctcTCCGGCGATCGCCAACCTCTCCATGCTCGAGAGGCTGTATCTCGACGGGaaccacctcgccggcggcgtcccgCCGGAGCTCGGCGCGCTGCCGCGGCTGAGGGAGCTGAGCCTCCACTACAACCTCCTCGGCGGCCAGATCCCGGAGGCGCTCGGCCGCCTGACGAGCGTCACCTACCTCACCCTCGACGGCaacggcctcgccggcggcatcccggaGGCCGTCTTCTGCAACTGCTCCGGCCTGACCTTCATCGGCATGAGCGGCAACTCCCTCACCGGCGACATCCCCCTCCGGCCGCGGTGCCGCGGCCTCCCGGCGCTGAGGCAGCTCAGCCTCTTCGGCAACGCGCTCTCCGGCGTGATCCCGCCGGCGCTGTCCAACTGCACGGATCTCCGGTGGCTGCTCCTCCAGGACAACTCCCTCTCCGGCGAGCTTCCGCCGGAGATGTTCGGCAGCATGCCGAGCCTCGTCTTCCTCTACCTCTCGCACAACCATTTCTCCAGCAGCGATGGCAACACCAACCTCGTGCCGTTCTTCTCCTCCCTGGTGAACTGCACCGGCTTGCTGGAGCTCGGCGTCGCgtcggccggcgtcggcggagaGATCCCGGCGATCATCGGCAACGTGTCGTCGGCCAACCTCTCCTCGCTTTTCCTGAGTGGCAACGAGTTCGTCGGTAAAATTCCTCCGGCCATCGGAAACCTTGTCAACCTGACAGAATTGTGCTTGTTTGGCAACATGCTGGAAGGGCCGATCCCGCCGGAgatactccggccgccgcggctCGCGCTACTAGACCTGTCGAACAATCAGATCGTCGGCGAAATACCGAGATCCGTCGGCGAAAGCCAGCGTTTAGAGACCATTAACCTGTCTCAGAATAAGCTCCAAGGCACACTACCAGAGTCATTATCCAACCTAACTCAATTGGATCACCTTGTTCTTCACCACAACATGCTGTCAGGAACCATACCACCTGGCCTCAATTGCAGCCTGATATTGGATCTTTCTTACAATAAGCTGACAGGCCAGATTCCTTCAGAAATTACAGTGCTAGGAAACTTCCATGTGTATCTCAACCTCTCTAACAATCTCTTGGATGGCCATGTGCCACTGCAAATTGGCAACATGGAAATGACCGAAGCTCTTGATCTCTCCATGAACAACCTCTCCGGCGCGATCCCGGCGACGATCGCCGGCTGCGTCGCGCTGGAGTACATCAATCTGTCGGGAAATTCGCTTCAGGGTAGCTTGCCAACCTCCATTGGCAAGCTACCAAACCTCCATGTCCTTGATGTCTCCTCCAATGGCCTCACCGGCGTTCTTCCACCGTCTCTGCAAGCGTCGCCGGCGCTCCGGTACGCCAACTTCTCCTACAACAAGTTCTCCGGCGAGGTGTCCGGTGAAGGCGCCTTCGCGAACCTCACCGATGACTCCTTCGTCGGTAACCCCGGCCTATGCGGGTCTATCGCCGGAATGGCTCGATGCGACCGGAGGAGGCATGTCCACCGGCGCCTCCTCTGCatagtcgccgtcgccgtcgctgtcgttgCCGGTGTTTCTGCCATGGCGTTGACATGGTTGAAGAAGTTGACGACAACCTCAGTCAGTCCACATCtaagcagcggcggcgtcatgGATGAGAGAAACAGCGAGCATCCGAGGATCTCACACCGCGAGCTCGTCGACGCGACCGGCGGCTTCTCGGAGGCGAACCTGATCGGGAAAGGGGGGTACGGCCATGTCTACAGGGGCGTTCTCCACGGCGGCACGGTGGTCGCCGTGAAGGTGCTTCGCGCCGGCGAtgatgtcgtcgtcgccggcagctTCGAGAGGGAGTGCCGGGTGTTGCGGAGCATCCGGCACCGGAACCTCATCCGCGTGATCACGGCGTGCAGCTCGCCGGAGTTCAAGGCGGTCGTGCTCCCGTTCATGGCGAACGGCAGCCTCGACGGCCtcatccacccgccgccgccgccgcctcccggcgGCAAGCCGGCGGCCAAGGCCCACCGGCGGCTGGACCTGGAGCTGCTGCTGAGCATCGCAGGCAACGTCGCCGACGGGATGGCGTACCTGCACCACCACGCGCCGTTCGGGGTCGTCCACTGCGACCTCAAGCCCAGCAAcgtcctcctcgacgacgacatGACGGCCATCGTCTCCGACTTCGGCGTGTCGAAGCTGGTGGCGCAGCAGGAGGATGCCAAAGATCCAGACGCcattgacgacgacgacgacgacgcatcatccacTCCTTATCCACGCAGCTCCATCACTCGATTGCTCCAAGGCTCCGTCGGCTACATCGCTCCCG AGTATGGATTGGGGTGCAACCCGTCGACGCAAggcgacgtgtacagcttcggggTGCTGCTAATGGAGATGATCACCGGGAAGCGGCCGACGGAGGTGATCGCCGAGGAGGGGCACAGCCTGCACGAGTGGGTCAAGAGGCGCTTGTCGTCGGACGACGatgtggtcgccgccgtcgagctctcggcggcgacgtcgccgcgACATGAGACGCATGTCGTGGTGGAGCTGCTTGAGCTCGGCGTCGCGTGCTCTCGGATCGTGCCGGCGATGAGGCCCACCATGGATGACGTGGCGCAGGAGATCGCTCGCCTCAAGGACGGTGCTTGGAGGAAGTGTTGCTGCGAGGATGACAACGACCACTGCATACGCTCGGATCCAAGAGACAATAGTGTGCTTGGAGAGGGATTCTAA
- the LOC4340339 gene encoding pentatricopeptide repeat-containing protein At2g03380, mitochondrial, whose translation MHPPAAHSVEHLARASAPRDASALVLLLPACGTLRSLRALHGRLLLLTSGLLRGIRARTKLLSCYAALGDLASARGVLDGTPRPDAYAYRVMLGWLVDAGSHADAVALHRDMRRRCPAAAQADVVLSLALKACVRSADFRYGRRLHCDVVKAGGADGFVMNSLVDMYAKAGDLENARKVFDRVPERNVVSWTSMLSGSIQNGIAEEGLVLFNEMRQDNVHPSEYTMVSVLAACAMLGGLHQGRWIHGSVIKYGLSTNSFISASLLDMYAKCEKVEDARRVFDELEFVDIVLWTAMIVGYTQNKRPLDALQLFLHKKFVSIVPNSVTIATVISASAQLRHLPLGRSVHAIGVKLGTMESDVVRNALVDMYAKCQALPEANSIFGRILIKDVVAWNSMMAGYSENGMANESLVLFNRMRMQGISPDAISVVNALSACVCLADLHIGKGFHTYAIKYAFMSNIYVNTALLNLYSKCADLPSAQRVFNDMTDRNSVTWSAMIGGYGMQGDSAGSIDLFNEMLKENIHPNEVVFTSILSACSHTGMVTAGKEYFDSMARHFNITPSMKHYACMVDVMARAGNLEEALEFIQNMPIKAGISVWGSFLHGCKLHSRLEFGEEAIKKMAALHPETPDFYVLMSNLYTSYGRWDKSQTIRRWMQEQGLVKLPGCSSVGHENG comes from the coding sequence ATGCACCCGCCGGCCGCGCATTCCGTCGAGCACCTGGCGCGCGCCTCCGCTCCCCGCGACGCCTCCgctctcgtcctcctcctcccggcatGCGGGACCCTCCGCTCCCTGCGCGCGCTCCacgggcgcctcctcctcctcacgagCGGCCTCCTCCGCGGCATCCGCGCCCGCACCAAGCTGCTCAGCTGCTACGCGGCGCTCGgcgacctcgcctccgcgcGCGGGGTGCTCGACGGGACGCCCCGCCCGGACGCGTACGCCTACAGGGTCATGCTCGGGTGGCTCGTCGACGCGGGGagccacgccgacgccgtcgcgctCCACCGGGACATGAGGCGGCGGTgccccgcggcggcgcaggccgaCGTCGTGCTGTCCCTCGCGCTCAAGGCCTGCGTCAGGTCGGCGGACTTCCGGTACGGGAGGAGGCTGCACTGCGACGTCGTCAAAGCCGGCGGCGCGGATGGATTCGTGATGAACAGCTTGGTCGACATGTATGCGAAAGCTGGAGACCTGGAGAACGCCCGGAAGGTGTTCGATAGAGTTCCTGAACGGAATGTGGTGTCGTGGACGTCGATGCTGAGCGGTTCCATCCAGAATGGTATAGCTGAAGAAGGATTGGTTCTGTTTAATGAGATGAGACAAGACAATGTGCATCCGAGCGAATACACTATGGTGAGTGTTCTTGCGGCTTGCGCCATGCTCGGTGGTTTGCACCAAGGGAGGTGGATCCATGGATCAGTTATCAAATACGGGTTATCTACTAACTCTTTCATCAGTGCCTCTCTGCTAGATATGTATGCCAAGTGCGAGAAAGTAGAGGATGCTCGACGTGTGTTTGATGAGCTCGAGTTTGTTGACATTGTTTTGTGGACGGCGATGATTGTTGGGTACACACAGAATAAGAGGCCTCTTGATGCACTACAGCTTTTTCTTCACAAGAAATTCGTGAGCATTGTTCCCAATTCAGTTACCATAGCCACTGTTATTTCCGCTTCTGCTCAGTTACGCCACTTACCCCTGGGAAGATCTGTTCATGCTATAGGGGTTAAGTTGGGAACGATGGAATCTGATGTGGTCAGGAATGCACTTGTCGATATGTATGCAAAATGTCAAGCTTTGCCAGAAGCTAACAGCATATTTGGAAGGATTTTGATCAAGGATGTTGTCGCATGGAATTCAATGATGGCAGGCTACTCTGAGAATGGGATGGCCAATGAATCACTGGTACTATTCAACCGGATGAGGATGCAGGGTATATCACCTGATGCCATCTCTGTGGTGAATGCCTTGTCAGCTTGCGTATGCTTGGCAGATCTGCATATTGGTAAAGGTTTTCATACTTATGCGATAAAATATGCATTTATGTCCAATATCTATGTCAATACTGCTCTGCTGAACCTGTACAGCAAGTGTGCTGATCTCCCATCTGCTCAGAGGGTTTTCAATGATATGACTGACCGTAATTCTGTCACTTGGTCTGCAATGATTGGCGGTTATGGCATGCAGGGTGATTCAGCTGGTTCTATCGATCTTTTCAATGAAATGCTGAAAGAAAATATCCACCCGAATGAAGTAGTGTTCACAAGCATACTTTCCGCTTGCAGCCATACTGGAATGGTTACTGCAGGAAAGGAGTATTTTGATAGCATGGCACGACATTTTAACATCACCCCTTCCATGAAGCACTATGCATGTATGGTTGATGTGATGGCCCGTGCCGGAAATCTGGAGGAAGCATTGGAGTTCATACAGAATATGCCAATCAAAGCAGGAATTAGTGTCTGGGGATCCTTTCTCCATGGGTGCAAGCTACATTCCAGGTTAGAGTTTGGAGAAGAAGCCATCAAGAAGATGGCAGCACTTCATCCTGAAACACCAGATTTTTATGTGCTGATGTCCAACTTGTACACCTCGTATGGAAGGTGGGATAAATCTCAAACCATCAGGAGATGGATGCAGGAACAGGGACTCGTGAAACTGCCTGGATGCAGCTCCGTGGGGCATGAAAATGGATGA